Below is a window of Picosynechococcus sp. PCC 7002 DNA.
GCTAAATTTTTTTGGGCAGACCGCATTCTCCGCAAAATTTTAAAAAATTTCAGTTGGTTGCTCTGTGGTCAAATCCTGACGGCGATCATCAACTTCTGTTATCTCAGTCTCACGGCCCATGCCCTTGGGGTTGAGACTTTTGGGAGGTTAATTTTACTCCGGGCCTACATTGAGCTTTTGATTGGCTTGACGACTTTTCAGTCATGGCAAGCGTTAATTCGTTATGGCGCTGATTATGTAAAGAACAAGGATTCTAAGGGTTTATGCGAGTTATTTAAATTAACCACTGGCCTGGATCTTCTGGGTTCTTTGGGGGGGTATCTAGTTGCTGTTGCGGCGGCGCCGTGGGTCGGGCCAATCGTGGGATGGGAGCCGCAGACGATCCATGCTGTGCAGCAGGCCAGTATTTTAATGCTTTGTACCCTTGGCTCAACCCCTATTGGTTTACTGCGACTCGATGATCGCTTTGATCTACTCGCGGCCCAACAATTGGTGCCACCGCTTACGCGTCTTGTGGGCACTCTCATTGCCCTCTGGCTCGATGCTCCTTTGATGGGCTATCTTCTGGCTTGGTTGTGTGGGGAGGCACTTAATGGTCTTTCGCTGTTGGCTTTGGGTTTGTGGCAAGCCCATAAAAAGCAAATTTTGCGTCGTTTGGATTGGTCTTTGCCGGATTTTTTGTTTGGCGATCGCCGTGTTCTAAAATTTTGCTTTGTTTCTAATCTGAATTCTTCTTTACCGCTGGCGATCACCCTGAGTCCGTTGATTGTCGGCGCGGTGGCGACCCCCAGTGCTGTGGCGTTATTTCGGGCTGGCTATGAATTTTCGACCCCGTTTCGAGAACTCGCTTTAATTTTTACCCAGTCGGTTTATCCTGAATTGGCCCATTTGAGTGCCCAAGGACGCTGGCGCAAATTTCAAAAGCTGCTGTGGAAACTAGGACGGGTGCTCCAGGGGATTGGTTTTATTTTGCTGATTGCCATTTTGTTGGGGGGCAAAGGGTTACTCTACTACGCGATGGGAGAAGAGTTTACGGCGGCCTATGGCACCTTAGTTTTGTTGATTATCGGCGGTATTTTGATGATGGGGAACTATCTGCTTGAACCAGCCCTGTTTGCGATGGAAATGCCCCATATCTCACTGCGAAATAATGCCACCGCCATTCTTCTTTTCTATCTGCCGTTACTGGTGGTTTTGGCTTACTATTACGGAGCTTTGGGGGCGGGCATGGCGACTCTCATTGCCAATGGTGTTGGGTTTTCACTGAATTTATTCTGTACGTGGCGGGAAGTGCAACGACGTTCGACACCAACGCCGGAATATTTAACCCGTTGATCGGATTTGGGTTTCTAAATAACGAACCCATTGTTCACTGGGATCAAGTTGCACCTCTCGATTTTGGTTTTGCTTTTGGATATTGTTTTGCAGCCGTTGGCGATCGCCTTTAGAGTCGATCAACTGAGCTAGCTGCTGGATAAAATCTTTTCCGTCTTCAGGTTGAAACAAACAACCATTGACCCCAGGCTCAATCAGATTCCGCGCCCAGTCACAGTCCGGGGCTAAAACGGGCGTCCCCACATAGAGGGATTCTTGCACTGTGCGGCCAAAGGTTTCTTTAAGGGAAGCAGTCACATGAAGATCCACATTCGCTAAGAGGGCTGGCACCTGCTCGTGGGGCACCTCGCCCAGAATCACTGTCGGTAAGGTTTGGGCAAATTTACTTTCGGCGATCGCCTCTGCCAATTCTCCCCGGCCTGCTACTAGCAGCGTAAAGTTTTCAGTAATGTTTGCTCGACCAAGTTCTGGTAAATGCTTCAGAATAAAAGCCCAATTTTTATCGGGAGACAGTCGCCCCAAAAAAAGAATTTTGACCTGCTGATCTAGGTCTGGTAAGCCATAATGCTGCTGAAAAAAATTAGTCTGTTTTAGGGCTTGG
It encodes the following:
- a CDS encoding lipopolysaccharide biosynthesis protein, with the translated sequence MAKFFWADRILRKILKNFSWLLCGQILTAIINFCYLSLTAHALGVETFGRLILLRAYIELLIGLTTFQSWQALIRYGADYVKNKDSKGLCELFKLTTGLDLLGSLGGYLVAVAAAPWVGPIVGWEPQTIHAVQQASILMLCTLGSTPIGLLRLDDRFDLLAAQQLVPPLTRLVGTLIALWLDAPLMGYLLAWLCGEALNGLSLLALGLWQAHKKQILRRLDWSLPDFLFGDRRVLKFCFVSNLNSSLPLAITLSPLIVGAVATPSAVALFRAGYEFSTPFRELALIFTQSVYPELAHLSAQGRWRKFQKLLWKLGRVLQGIGFILLIAILLGGKGLLYYAMGEEFTAAYGTLVLLIIGGILMMGNYLLEPALFAMEMPHISLRNNATAILLFYLPLLVVLAYYYGALGAGMATLIANGVGFSLNLFCTWREVQRRSTPTPEYLTR
- a CDS encoding glycosyltransferase codes for the protein MKIAIISSTFLPSHDGVSITLFERLKFLSAQGHQVLCFVSSYQEVAAIYPRWADYVGDLFANIAIVPLPSVAWLGIPQERNPKRSSLRRIETELAQFQPDLIQVEEPERLWTTLFALPGLDYAQARNIPYIGCYRTNFVDYLQDYAPAWLIGPAKWAALALTRRLYGKCSVTLVGSHFIEQRLKQWQLENVVYMPVIGPPKIANPQALKQTNFFQQHYGLPDLDQQVKILFLGRLSPDKNWAFILKHLPELGRANITENFTLLVAGRGELAEAIAESKFAQTLPTVILGEVPHEQVPALLANVDLHVTASLKETFGRTVQESLYVGTPVLAPDCDWARNLIEPGVNGCLFQPEDGKDFIQQLAQLIDSKGDRQRLQNNIQKQNQNREVQLDPSEQWVRYLETQIRSTG